In the genome of Luteitalea pratensis, the window CGTTGTCGTAGCCGTGGCCAGCTCGTGCCGCGGCGAGGTCGCCAGTTCCGAGTCCAGTCTCACGTCTCACGTCTCAAGTCTCAGGTCTCAGGTCTCAGGTCTCAGGTCTCAGGTCTCAGGCAGTTTCCCCAGGGCCCACGGCCTGTTGCGTTGTCTTCCTCGTTTCTCCTGCCTCGCCATGCCCCGTCTTCAGTTGCTTCTCGTCGCGTCGTTGCTGCTTGCGGCTGTTTCGCCCGCGCCAGCCCAGTCGCTCCTGGTCTGCGGGTGGGACGAGGTGTTCGTGCTCGACGTGTCCGCGGCGCCGCGCAAGGTCTGGAGCTGGAAGGCGGTGGATCGGCCGGAGTTGCCGGAGCCCTACAAGACGAAGTTCCGCACCACCGACGAATGCAAGCCAGTGGCCGGCGATCGTGTGCTGATCACCGCTTCGAGTGATGGCGCGGCACTGGTCGAGCGATCGACCGGCCGGACGGTCTGGTGGGCGGAGTGCGGCAACACCCACTCGGCCGAGCTGCTCCCGGGCGACCGCATCGTCCTGGCCTGCAGCGTCCGTGAGGGCACCGGCAACCGGCTGTCGTTGTTCGATGCCCGGGAACCGGCCCGCGAGCTCTTTGCCACGGAACTCTTCTCCGGCCACGGCGTTGTATGGGACGCGTCGCGGTCGCTGCTGTGGGCCCTCGGGGAAAAGGAGTTGTTCGCGTACCGGCTGAAGGACTGGGACACACCGCGTCCCGGCCTCAGGGTCGACTCCCGTTACCCGCTCCCTGACGTCGGCGGACACGAGCTCGGTGCCGTCCCCGACTCCCCGCATCTGATCGTCAGCACCCACGCCGGCGTCTGGCGCTTCGACCGGGATGCGCACACGTTCACGCCCGACCCCGACCTCGGCAATGTGCACGACGTCAAGAGCGCCGTGATCGATCCCAAGACCGGTCGCCTCGCCTATACGCAGGCCGAGACGCCCGACTGGTGGACGAGCCACATCCGGTTCCGTCACCCGGCGGGCGATGTCCACCTTGCCGGCGAGCGGTTGTACAAGGTGAGGTGGATCCGGTAGGGCGAGGACGGAGGACGGAGGAAGGAGGACGGAGGACTCAGGCTCAGAAGGCCGAAGCCGACGGTCCAAGGCCCACCGAATCCCGAATCACCGAGTCCCGAGTCCCGAGTTCAGACCGTCCGTCGCAGCGCGGCGAGGACGAGCTCTGGCAGCTCCTCGTGTGGCCAATGGCCAGCGTCACCGATGCGGGTGACCCTGGCCTGGGGGAAGGCGTCGGTCCAGCGCTCGAGGATGGCAGGGCCGAAGGCGGTGTCGCGCATGCCCCAGATGATCGACAACGGCAGGCCCCGCAAGCGGTCCCGCTGCGCCCACAGGCCCGCGTAGAACGCGCTGGATCCGCGTAGCGCACGGGCGAGCGCGAACAGCACGCGTTCGCGGCTTTCGGGATCCGGGAACACCTCGAGGTACTGGCGGTGGATGGCGCGCGTGAGGCGGCGCCGGTCGCCGTACGCCGACGGCATGATGAGACGCTGCGAGGCATTGGCATACCGATACAGGAACCGTCCCACGGCGCCGTCCACCATCGCCGCTCGTCGCCGCATCACCGGATCGTCGGCGAAGGACCACATCCACGAGTTGATCACCGTCAGCGTGCGCACGCGCTGCCGGTTGGCAAGTGCCCATGCGAGTGCGATCGGGCCGCCGAAGTCGTGCACGACCAGCGACACGGGCGCAGCGCCCGCGACGTGGTCCATGAACGTGGCAAACCGTGCGGCGTGACCCTCTGGCCGGTAGTCTGCGCTGGCGGGTCGCTCAGACAGGCCGAAGCCGAGATGATCGAGAGCGACGACGCGCCGCGTGTCGCGCAAGCCTGCGATGACGTGTCGCCACTCGAAGGCCCAGGTCGGCGTGCCATGCACGAGCACCACCGAGGGGCCCTCGCCCTCGTCGACGTAGTGGAGCATGCCGTCGGCCATCGGGCAACTGCGTGGAGGCCACGGCCACTGGCTGCGATCGAGCCACGACGCATCTCCGATCATGCCCCAGATGGTAAACGACCTTGTCTAGATAGACAATGGCATTGACGAGATCGCCAATCGTGTTCGAGACTCGGGGCATGCCGGCAGCGACGCGCACCCCTCTCGGCCCACTCCTCATCACCTGTGCGCGCCTACTCGACGAGGTCGCGCAGGCACAGGTCAACCGTGAGGCTGGCGATCGCATCGCCCGCCCGGCACTCATGCGGCTGGTGCCGTTCCTCGACCGGAACGGCATTCGGCCGAGCGAACTCGCACGCCGCGCCGATATCACCAAGCAGGCCGTCGGCCAGACCCTGAAGGCTTGCGAAGCGCTGGGGTTGGTCGAGTTTGCAGCTGACCCCGCGGATGGGCGCGCACAACTGGTCCGCCTGACGGCGGAGGGCGAGGCCGCGTTCCGATACGGCCGATCGGTGCTGGTTTACCTCGAAGGGCAGTTGGCCGGTGTCGTCGGGGCGGCGGCCGTGCACGACGTGGTCGCCGGCCTCGAAGCGATGTTGCCCGTATTGCAGGCATGGACGGTTGCGCCTCCGTCGCGCCGGCCCGCGCCACCGGCTGCATTGAAGGCGCGCCGGCTCGCCGGTGTTGCCAAGGTCACCTCACCTCGACGTTGAGGGATTGGGGTCGGTCCTGGGCCTTCGAGGATGGCCTGAGGCATGAGCCTGAGACCTGAGACCTGCGACCTGAGACGAACGCCGAATGCAGAACGCCGAACGCTGACGGTCCAAGGCCGAAGGCCTGACGCCATAGGCCTGAAGGCCCTGAGCGCTGAGCAGATCGCCGCTTGACCGACGCTGCGGCGGGGCGTAGTGTGCGCGGAGCCACCGAGAAGGGGAATCCGACGGCCGGACGGCCGCGTCGTGCCATTTGCACGGCCCGCGTCGCCGTCGTCGCCGAGCCAGGAGCAGCCATGACGACTCTCGTGCGGAACATGCTGACGGGGAAGACCGACGTGCACAGGGTGAGCCCGGACGACACCGTGCTCGATGCCCTGCGGGTGATGGCCACCCACAACATCGGCGCCGTGCTGGTCACGAGCGGCGACGAGCTGATCGGCATCCTCTCCGAGCGCGATTACGCACGCAAGATGGTGCTGCAGGGCAAGGCCTCGCACGACACCGCCGTGCGCGAGGTGATGACGGCGACACTGGTCAGCGTGACGCCGAGATGGACCTGCGACGAGTGCATGGCGGTGATGACCGAACGACACGTCCGCCACCTGCCGGTGCTCGACGAGGACCGCCTCGTGGGCGTGATCTCAATCGGCGACGTCGTGCGCGCGGTGGTCCAGGAACAACAATCCACGATCAGCACGCTCGAGAGCTTCATCATGAGCGGCGGTTAGTCATGCCTGATGCCTGAGACCTGAGACCTGAGACTTGAGGCTTGAGGCTTGAGGCTTGAGACCGGAGCCGTCAGCGAGGTGCGCCGAGCGGTACGAACGCCAAGGCGTTGTTGGCGTTCATCGGGATCACGAGCTGGTTGGCGCCCGGGTCGTAACACATCGACGCGGCGCTCGGGATGTTGGTGGCGATCAGTTCCGCGGCCTGGCCCGGGCGCAGTCTCGAGACGCCGCCCTGCAGGACGCTGCTCACGTACTTGGTGCCGTCGGCCATGATCACGACGCCGTCGTTGCCGGCCTGGGCCGCCTGCTCGGTCTTCAGCAACGCGCCGGCCGGCGAGTACGTCTGCACGTCCGGCGCCAGCATGTTCACCACGACCACGTTGCCCTGCGGGTCGATCGCGATGCCATTCGGCCGCCGCAGCGGCGCGCCCTGAATGAGCCGGGTCGCCACGCCGTCGCGGGTGATCTTCCACACCTGCCAGGTCGCCGCGTCAGCATCCGTCGTGCCCCCGGTCTGGGTCGCGTAGACCGTGCCGTCGCGGGCCACGGCGATGTCGTTGAACCACTCGACGTCCGGTACGCGCGTTTCCCCGGCCGGCAGCCCCGTCGCCAGCGTGAAGCGCCGGATCACGGCCACGCCCTTGTCGTCTGGGCTGGTGCTGCCATCGCGATCGGCCAGGTAGAGGGTGCCGTCGACCACGTCGCTGCCGTACGGCTCGTTGAGCACGAGCGGTGGCGTCAGCGCGGCCCGGGGCGGACCGGGGTTCTGGACGCCGATCCAGCGCGCCGTGTGCACCGACCCGTCGTGGTTGAGCAGCGACACCCACGCGTTGTTGGTCTGCACGTTCTGAGGCACGCCGCGGTTGGGTACGACAATCAGGTTGCGCACCGGATCGTACGAACAGCTCTCGGCCGAGTAGATGGCGCCGAACACCTTGACGTTGGACGACGTCGCCGCGAACGTGCCGGCGGTCATCGGCTCGACCGGCAGGCCGAGGGCGTTGCCCACGAAGTACGGCACCGACGGCGGGGCCTGCGCGAGCATGACCCCGGCGCCGACGCCCACTGCGAGCGCCGCGGCGCCCGTCATCACGTTCAGTCTCGTCACGCGTTTCCTCCGGAGCGCGGATCATAACGCGAGACAATCCACGAGCCAGTCGGCGGGCAGGCCGGCAACAATCAGAAAGCCTCTACCCTCTAGCCTCTAGCCTCTAGCCTCTACCCTCTAGCCTCTACCCTCTAGCCTCTACCCTCTAGCCTGTAGCAGCTGGCAGCCTCTTACGGCTGCTGCTCTCGGCCCGTTTCGAGGCGCGCCTCGAGGTCGCGGAGTTCGCTGCGCCGCGCCTGGTCGCCAGGAGCCAGCGACATGCTGCGCTGTGCGTGCGTGATCGCCTCGGCGACGCGACCCTGCCGCGCGAGCAGCCGGGAGAGGCGCCCGTGGTACGCGGGCTGCTGGTCGTCGAGATCGATGGCGCGACGCAGCAGGACCTCCGCCTGCGCCAGGTCTTCGGACTCGGCCAGCAACTGGCCATGGAAGGAGACGACGCTGGCGTTGCGCGGCGACAGGGTGAGGGCCCGTGCCGACGCGACAAGCGCCGCGTCGAGCCGCTGCAACCGTTGCAGCGCGACCGCCAGCGCATGATGGATGCGCGCGTCAGCCGGCAGATAGTTCGCCGCTTCCTCGAGGAGTGCGGCCCGTGCCGTTGGGTCGGGCGTCCGCGCGGCAGAGTCCAGCACGGCCTCGCCGATCTTCGACGTCGATCCGGCCCGTGCCATCGCCGCCTGCCGTGCGGCCTCGGCGTTCATTGCCTCGAGCGTGCTCCGGAAGCGCGCGGCCCACCCGGTGCCCAGCGCCAGGTCGACGCTGCGAGCCACGGCCGCGATCGCCTCGGCTGGCACCGGCGTCTCCCACGGTGTGTGCAGCGTGTCGAGCACGATCGTCAGCCATGCCGGATCGGGCGCCGGCGGCAGCTGGATGGCGCCGATCATCGGCGGACGCTGTGACGAGTGCACCTTCGGCCCCGGCCACGCCTCGAAGAGGTACTTCGGGCCGCGGTTGGTGTGCTTGTGCCGTTCGTACGTGCACAGGTGCAGGTCGTGCATGAGGACGTGCGACGAGGGCGCCAGCACCGGCAACAACGCCAGCAAATCGAGCAAGGCCCAGGGGTGGCGATGGTCACCGTCGATGAACGCGAGTTCCACCCCAGGGCCGACGACATCGACGGTATCGGCCGCCATCTGGCCGAGCAGCAAGCGTGTGGCCACGGGTGGGGTGGGGAAGAGCTCGCCGATCGCCGCGCCGGTAGGCCGCACGTGATCGAGGTAGTACGTCGGTGACGCATCGATCCCGATGTACTCGGCCGGCCGGCCGATGCGCGACAGGGCCTCGATGAACAGGCACCCGCTCCAGCCGCTCGCGACGCCGATTTCCACGACCTTCGACGGCGCGAGCAGGACGGTGAGCCCGGCCAGCAGCGGTTGGTCGTGCACCGAGATGTTGCCACCAACCCAGGCTGGCATCCGCGCCTGCATCGCCGCCGCGATGGCCGCGCCCTCGGTCTCGCATTGGGCGGTCGTGAACACCGGGCGCATTGTAGGCCCTTCGCGGCTCGTCCTCCGGCAGGCGGTTCACAGGTACCGGTGTGCGGCCTCCACCTCATCGCGACTCACCATCGCCGCGATCGTGCCTCCAGTCATGCCAGAATGCGCACGATTACCCCTCCCCGGAGCCCTGATGCCACGTTGGTCCCTGCATCTCACGTCCCTGGTCGTCGTCGCCGCTGCAGCTGCGACCGCGGTCTCGTCCCTTCCCGGATCCCTCCTTGCGCAGGCGCCCGCCGCGCAAGGCCGCGCGAAGGCGGCGCCTGACGTGCCGATCGAGCCGAAGGCCCCGGCGTCGGTCAAGGAGGGGGCCACCTGGGTGCCGCCGCTGCCAGTGCTGGACCAAGTGGCGCCACCGCAGGGGTGGCAGCAGCCGGGCGAAGAGACCCCGGCGATGCCGCTCACGCTGTTGCGGCTACCGCGGACCAACATCTGGCGCGCGAAATTTCCGGCACTGGACTTTCACGTCCATGCCCGGGGCTTGACGTCGAAGGCCGCCTACGACGAGCTCATAGCGCTCATGGACGACATCGGCATGGGCGCCATCGTCAACCTCAACGGCGGCACGGGAGCAGAACTCGACAAGGTGCTTGCCGAGGGCGTGCCCTACAAGGACCGTGTCGCCAACTTCATCACCTTCAGTGCCGACGGGATCAACGAACCCGGGTGGTCGCAGAAATTCGCCGCGGAGATGGAGCGCGCGTTCAAGGCTGGCGCGCAGGGGATGAAGGTATCCAAGCAGCTCGGACTCGGCGCGAAGAACCCGGACGGCTCGTTCATCCAGGCCGATGACCCGCGTCTCGACCCGGTCT includes:
- a CDS encoding DUF6528 family protein, which encodes MPRLQLLLVASLLLAAVSPAPAQSLLVCGWDEVFVLDVSAAPRKVWSWKAVDRPELPEPYKTKFRTTDECKPVAGDRVLITASSDGAALVERSTGRTVWWAECGNTHSAELLPGDRIVLACSVREGTGNRLSLFDAREPARELFATELFSGHGVVWDASRSLLWALGEKELFAYRLKDWDTPRPGLRVDSRYPLPDVGGHELGAVPDSPHLIVSTHAGVWRFDRDAHTFTPDPDLGNVHDVKSAVIDPKTGRLAYTQAETPDWWTSHIRFRHPAGDVHLAGERLYKVRWIR
- a CDS encoding alpha/beta fold hydrolase → MIGDASWLDRSQWPWPPRSCPMADGMLHYVDEGEGPSVVLVHGTPTWAFEWRHVIAGLRDTRRVVALDHLGFGLSERPASADYRPEGHAARFATFMDHVAGAAPVSLVVHDFGGPIALAWALANRQRVRTLTVINSWMWSFADDPVMRRRAAMVDGAVGRFLYRYANASQRLIMPSAYGDRRRLTRAIHRQYLEVFPDPESRERVLFALARALRGSSAFYAGLWAQRDRLRGLPLSIIWGMRDTAFGPAILERWTDAFPQARVTRIGDAGHWPHEELPELVLAALRRTV
- a CDS encoding MarR family winged helix-turn-helix transcriptional regulator codes for the protein MFETRGMPAATRTPLGPLLITCARLLDEVAQAQVNREAGDRIARPALMRLVPFLDRNGIRPSELARRADITKQAVGQTLKACEALGLVEFAADPADGRAQLVRLTAEGEAAFRYGRSVLVYLEGQLAGVVGAAAVHDVVAGLEAMLPVLQAWTVAPPSRRPAPPAALKARRLAGVAKVTSPRR
- a CDS encoding CBS domain-containing protein, producing MTTLVRNMLTGKTDVHRVSPDDTVLDALRVMATHNIGAVLVTSGDELIGILSERDYARKMVLQGKASHDTAVREVMTATLVSVTPRWTCDECMAVMTERHVRHLPVLDEDRLVGVISIGDVVRAVVQEQQSTISTLESFIMSGG
- a CDS encoding SMP-30/gluconolactonase/LRE family protein; protein product: MTRLNVMTGAAALAVGVGAGVMLAQAPPSVPYFVGNALGLPVEPMTAGTFAATSSNVKVFGAIYSAESCSYDPVRNLIVVPNRGVPQNVQTNNAWVSLLNHDGSVHTARWIGVQNPGPPRAALTPPLVLNEPYGSDVVDGTLYLADRDGSTSPDDKGVAVIRRFTLATGLPAGETRVPDVEWFNDIAVARDGTVYATQTGGTTDADAATWQVWKITRDGVATRLIQGAPLRRPNGIAIDPQGNVVVVNMLAPDVQTYSPAGALLKTEQAAQAGNDGVVIMADGTKYVSSVLQGGVSRLRPGQAAELIATNIPSAASMCYDPGANQLVIPMNANNALAFVPLGAPR
- a CDS encoding class I SAM-dependent methyltransferase gives rise to the protein MFTTAQCETEGAAIAAAMQARMPAWVGGNISVHDQPLLAGLTVLLAPSKVVEIGVASGWSGCLFIEALSRIGRPAEYIGIDASPTYYLDHVRPTGAAIGELFPTPPVATRLLLGQMAADTVDVVGPGVELAFIDGDHRHPWALLDLLALLPVLAPSSHVLMHDLHLCTYERHKHTNRGPKYLFEAWPGPKVHSSQRPPMIGAIQLPPAPDPAWLTIVLDTLHTPWETPVPAEAIAAVARSVDLALGTGWAARFRSTLEAMNAEAARQAAMARAGSTSKIGEAVLDSAARTPDPTARAALLEEAANYLPADARIHHALAVALQRLQRLDAALVASARALTLSPRNASVVSFHGQLLAESEDLAQAEVLLRRAIDLDDQQPAYHGRLSRLLARQGRVAEAITHAQRSMSLAPGDQARRSELRDLEARLETGREQQP
- a CDS encoding amidohydrolase family protein, which produces MPRWSLHLTSLVVVAAAAATAVSSLPGSLLAQAPAAQGRAKAAPDVPIEPKAPASVKEGATWVPPLPVLDQVAPPQGWQQPGEETPAMPLTLLRLPRTNIWRAKFPALDFHVHARGLTSKAAYDELIALMDDIGMGAIVNLNGGTGAELDKVLAEGVPYKDRVANFITFSADGINEPGWSQKFAAEMERAFKAGAQGMKVSKQLGLGAKNPDGSFIQADDPRLDPVWDMAARYDKPVMIHLSDSIGRFYPIGPKNERYEAGLWHQKGDETNNYFKSGPSNDVIEKARREMHRKHPKTRFVNAHLAMLYYDPEKLASFLDTYPNADVEISATVQDLGRAPRFWREFLIKYQDRVLFGTDGSQSRGADEFWRPHWRALETLDEYFPHPAQVRTPLGSPGHGRWQISGLGLPDAVLRKIYYQNALRHLPAMRASIERQLAARAEGAR